In Tripterygium wilfordii isolate XIE 37 chromosome 23, ASM1340144v1, whole genome shotgun sequence, one genomic interval encodes:
- the LOC119992846 gene encoding stromal cell-derived factor 2-like protein, with amino-acid sequence MAISFFALAFFLFFNLDVDNGSFSSASAASSAEGVEITYGTVLKLMHERTKVRLHSHEVPYGSGSGQQSVTGFPNVDDSNSYWIVGPELDSSAKQGDAIKSGAIIRLQHTRTRKWLHSHLHASPISGNLEVSCFGGDNDSDTGDHWRLVIEGSGNTWKQDQRIRLQHVDTGGYLHSHDKKYTRIAGGQQEVCGLRDKRADNIWLAAEGVYLPVTESK; translated from the exons ATGGCTATTAGCTTTTTCGCCCTcgctttctttctcttcttcaaccTCGATGTCGATAACGGCTCCTTCTCCTCCGCATCCGCAGCTTCATCTGCCGAAGGTGTTGAG ATTACCTACGGGACGGTGCTTAAGCTGATGCACGAGAGGACCAAAGTTAGACTGCATTCTCACGAAGTACCGTATGGGTCTGGCAGTGGGCAGCAATCTGTTACGGGCTTTCCCAATGTTGATGATTCTAATAGTTACTGG ATTGTGGGGCCTGAACTCGATTCGTCAGCCAAACAAGGTGATGCCATCAAAAGCGGGGCCATTATCCGATTGCAGCACACGAGGACTAGGAAATGGCTGCATAGTCATTTGCATGCATCTCCAATATCAGGCAATTTAGAG GTTAGCTGCTTTGGAGGTGATAATGATTCCGATACTGGGGATCACTGGAG GCTTGTAATTGAAGGGAGTGGGAACACTTGGAAGCAAGATCAAAGAATTCGACTTCAACACGTTGACACTGGTGGCTACCTTCATAGTCATGACAAGAAATACACTCGAATTGCTGGGGGACAGCAAGAG GTTTGTGGTCTCCGAGACAAGCGCGCTGATAACATTTGGTTGGCAGCAGAAGGTGTCTACCTCCCTGTTACTGAAAGCAAGTAG